ATCACCTCCATGTTGACGCGCAGCTGCATGGCATAGCCGCGCGGCAGCGGCACCGCTGACTGCGCCAGCCCGAGCGATGCCAGCGTCGCGCCGCCAGCGACCGCAAGCTGCGACCGCACGAGGTCGACGCCGAGCACCGCCTCGGTGACGGTGTGCTCGACCTGAAGGCGCGGATTGGCCTCGATGAAGGCGAACGCGCCCTCACCTTCGCCGGCCTCGTCATCGACCAGGAATTCGAAGGTGCCGAGATTGTCGTAACGCGCCGCGGTCGCGAGCTGCTTTGCCGCCTCGATGATGCGGGCGCGCATTCCATCGCTCAGCGACGGGCTCGGCGCCACCTCGATCAGTTTCTGGTTGCGGCGCTGGATGGTGCATTCGCGCTCCCAGAGATGGCTGATCGCGCCATGGCGGTCGCCGATGATCTGCACCTCGATGTGACGCGCTTTCCGGATCAACCGCTCGACATAGACGGCGTCGCTCCCGAATGCCGCCTTGGCCTCCGACTGGCAGCGCGCATAGGCTTCATCGAGCTTCGCCAAGTCCTCAACCACCCGCATGCCGCGCCCACCGCCGCCGGCGATTGCCTTGATCATGACAGCGGCATTGGCGCCGAGCGAGGTGAAGAAGGCCTTTGCCTCGTCAAGCGACGTTGCGCCCGAGGTGCCGGCGATGATCGGCACGCCGCATTTCTTCGCCAGCGCCTTGGCCTTGGCCTTGTCGCCGAACAGGTCGAGCGCCTCCGGCGATGGGCCGACGAAAGTGATCTTCTCCTCGGCACAGCGCCGCGCGAGCTGGGTGTTCTCGCTGAGGAAGCCGTAGCCCGGATGCAGCGCGTCGCAGCCGGTGGCCTTGGCCGCAGCGATGACAGCCTCGATGTCGAGATACGCCCGCGCACCGTGACCGGGAATCTCGTGGCTCGCATCGGCGGACCGGACATGCAGCGAGGCGGCATCGTCGGCCGGATAGATCGTGACAGTCGCGATACCGCTCTCGGCCGCGGCGCGGGCAATGCGGATCGCGATCTCACCGCGGTTGGCAATCAGCAATTTCTTGAACGACATGGACGGTTCCGTTAGAGGTCAACGATCCTTCATCGTGGGATCGAGCACGACACGCAAGGATTCCCCGAGCGCATTGAACGCCAGGGAAACGACGAGAATGGCAACGCCCGGCGCATACATCTGCTCCGGGGCGATTTCCATATATTGATAGGCGCGCGCCAGCATGGCGCCCCAGCTCGGGTCCGGCGGCTGGATGCCGAGGCCGAGGAACGACAGGCTGGCCTCGGCCAGCAGCGCCGCGGCGAGCAGCAGCGTCACCTGCACGATCACGGGCTGCAGCGTGTTCGGCAGCACATGGCGCCATAGCACATGCCAGGTCGGCGCGCCGAAGCCGCGCGATGCGTCGACATAGAGCTCCTGCCGAACGATCAGGGTACGGGCGCGGACGATCCGAGCCAGCGCCGGAAACATCGTGATGCCGATCGCGATCATGCCGTTGGTGAGCCCGATTCCGAGCGCGCCGGTGACGGCGATCGCCAGCACGATGGCGGGGAACGACAGGAAGGTGTCGATGATGCGGCTGATGATGTCGTCGATCCAGCCGCCGAAATAGCCGGCGATCAGGCCGACCGGCAGCCCGATCAGAACCGCGACGCCGACCGCGAGCAGGCTGGCATAGACGGTCGCCGGCGCGCCGTAGATCAGGCGCGAGAAGATGTCGCGGCCGAGATCGTCGGTGCCGAGCAGATGCAGCGGCCCCGGCGGCGCCAGCATGTTGTTGACGTCCTGCGCGGTCGGCGCATAGGGCGCGATCCAGGGCGCGCCGATCGCGACGA
This Bradyrhizobium sp. CCBAU 53421 DNA region includes the following protein-coding sequences:
- a CDS encoding ABC transporter permease, translating into MTDTALAPLKAPARPTRLGRFLRWLAGDLRAALSILVLSVLVIVAIGAPWIAPYAPTAQDVNNMLAPPGPLHLLGTDDLGRDIFSRLIYGAPATVYASLLAVGVAVLIGLPVGLIAGYFGGWIDDIISRIIDTFLSFPAIVLAIAVTGALGIGLTNGMIAIGITMFPALARIVRARTLIVRQELYVDASRGFGAPTWHVLWRHVLPNTLQPVIVQVTLLLAAALLAEASLSFLGLGIQPPDPSWGAMLARAYQYMEIAPEQMYAPGVAILVVSLAFNALGESLRVVLDPTMKDR